A DNA window from Pseudarthrobacter sp. W1I19 contains the following coding sequences:
- the ispD gene encoding 2-C-methyl-D-erythritol 4-phosphate cytidylyltransferase, whose translation MSETPTRLVTAVILVAAGSGQRLGYGMPKAAVPLGGEPILMHALRGIVASGVSSQVCIALPAADTALRQLCEDFREELADGGPLLSIVDGGATRADSVRAGIAALMDGIEAVLVHDAARALTPESVFHRVTDALAAGAAAVIPAVAVVDTVKTVAATTGEDSALAPEIVTGTAPREELRAVQTPQGFQLGTLLKAHEAARTLDPQQSAAVTDDAMLVEMLGTPVHAVRGSSQSLKITTPLDLIIAEGLLEGPLGARWVEG comes from the coding sequence ATGAGCGAAACTCCCACCCGCCTTGTCACCGCCGTGATCCTGGTGGCCGCCGGCTCCGGGCAGCGGCTTGGCTACGGCATGCCCAAAGCAGCCGTGCCCCTGGGCGGCGAACCAATTCTGATGCATGCCCTGCGGGGGATCGTTGCCTCCGGCGTCAGCAGCCAGGTGTGCATTGCGCTGCCGGCCGCGGACACCGCCCTGCGGCAGCTGTGCGAGGACTTCAGGGAGGAACTGGCCGACGGCGGCCCCCTCCTTTCGATTGTCGACGGCGGCGCCACCCGCGCTGACTCCGTCCGGGCTGGTATTGCTGCCCTGATGGACGGGATCGAGGCGGTCCTGGTCCACGACGCAGCCCGTGCACTGACCCCCGAATCCGTCTTCCACCGGGTGACTGACGCCCTGGCGGCCGGCGCTGCCGCGGTGATTCCCGCCGTCGCCGTTGTGGATACCGTCAAAACCGTTGCGGCGACCACCGGGGAGGACAGCGCCCTGGCGCCGGAGATCGTGACCGGTACCGCGCCGCGGGAGGAACTGCGCGCCGTGCAGACACCCCAGGGCTTCCAGCTCGGCACCCTCCTGAAAGCGCACGAGGCCGCCCGGACCCTGGACCCGCAGCAGTCCGCCGCCGTGACCGATGACGCCATGCTCGTGGAGATGCTGGGCACGCCGGTCCACGCGGTCCGCGGTTCCAGCCAGTCACTGAAGATCACCACCCCGCTGGACCTGATCATTGCCGAGGGACTGCTGGAAGGGCCCCTGGGCGCCCGGTGGGTGGAAGGCTAG
- a CDS encoding CarD family transcriptional regulator has product MVFEVGETVVYPHHGAAKIEEIKMRTIKGEEKMYLKLKVAQGDLTIEVPAENVDLVGVRDVVGKEGLEHVFDVLRAEFTEEPTNWSRRYKANLEKLASGDVIKVAEVVRDLWRRDHDRGLSAGEKRMLAKARQILISELALAEKTDEEKAASVLDEVLAS; this is encoded by the coding sequence ATGGTATTTGAGGTCGGCGAGACAGTAGTTTACCCTCACCACGGTGCTGCGAAGATTGAAGAAATCAAGATGCGCACCATCAAGGGCGAAGAGAAAATGTATCTCAAGCTCAAGGTGGCTCAGGGTGATCTGACCATTGAAGTTCCAGCAGAGAATGTTGATCTTGTTGGGGTTCGGGACGTAGTGGGCAAGGAAGGCCTGGAGCACGTGTTTGATGTGCTTCGCGCCGAGTTCACCGAAGAGCCCACCAACTGGTCACGCAGGTACAAGGCAAATCTGGAGAAGCTTGCTTCCGGTGACGTCATCAAGGTAGCAGAGGTCGTCCGCGACCTGTGGCGCCGCGATCACGACCGGGGCCTTTCCGCAGGCGAGAAGCGAATGCTGGCCAAGGCCCGGCAGATTCTGATTTCAGAACTGGCGCTGGCTGAAAAGACCGACGAGGAGAAGGCTGCAAGCGTTCTCGACGAGGTCCTGGCTTCCTAA
- a CDS encoding response regulator transcription factor, whose amino-acid sequence MSRILIVEDEESFSDPLSYLLGKEGFEVEVVDNGLDAITEFDRNGADLVLLDLQLPGLSGTEVCRQLRQRSSVPVIMLTAKDAEIDKVVGLELGADDYVTKPYSSRELVARVRAVLRRQGEPEELIPSTVQAGPVRMDIERHVVSVGGEQVLLPLKEFELLEMLLRNSGRVLTRGQLIDRVWGSDYVGDTKTLDVHVKRLRGKIEPDPSAPRYLVTVRGLGYKFEP is encoded by the coding sequence TTGAGCAGGATCTTGATTGTGGAGGACGAGGAATCGTTCAGCGATCCCTTGTCCTATTTGCTGGGCAAAGAGGGGTTCGAAGTGGAAGTGGTGGACAACGGCCTCGACGCCATCACCGAATTTGACCGGAACGGCGCAGACCTTGTCCTGCTGGACCTGCAGCTTCCCGGGCTGTCCGGCACCGAGGTCTGCCGCCAGTTGCGCCAGCGCTCCAGTGTCCCGGTGATCATGCTGACGGCCAAGGACGCCGAAATCGACAAGGTGGTGGGCCTGGAACTGGGCGCGGATGACTACGTCACCAAGCCCTACTCCTCCCGCGAACTGGTGGCCAGGGTCAGGGCTGTCCTGCGCCGCCAGGGCGAACCGGAGGAACTGATTCCCTCTACGGTCCAGGCCGGTCCGGTGCGGATGGACATCGAACGCCACGTGGTAAGCGTGGGCGGGGAACAAGTGCTGCTCCCGCTGAAGGAATTCGAACTCCTGGAGATGCTGCTGCGCAATTCGGGCCGGGTGCTCACGCGCGGGCAGCTCATAGACCGCGTCTGGGGCTCCGACTACGTGGGCGACACCAAGACCCTCGACGTCCACGTCAAGCGGCTGCGCGGCAAGATTGAACCCGATCCCTCAGCACCGCGATACCTGGTGACCGTCCGCGGACTCGGCTACAAGTTCGAGCCGTAG
- a CDS encoding cell wall metabolism sensor histidine kinase WalK: MLIGLVAGLVGLALGTFGVLAYRVSEKQRRLLDIDADELALPAGAAEVLAVVGRAFVVVDAVDGVVRASPAAYAYGLVRGHTVVHKELLDMTAGVRRDGVILEKQLELPRGPLGQGTIIVQVRAAMLGEEYILLLADDRTEITRTEEIRNDFVANVSHELKTPVGAISLLAEALESSADDEEAVRRFAKRMHKESGRLAALVQDIIELSRLQGASVTQEGGPIDVNAVIAEAVDRSQLPAESKNIRIVVGGRTEANVFGDQDLLVTALRNLIDNAIRYSPANTRVGIGVRSRDGLVSISVTDQGEGLSAEDQERVFERFYRVDAARSRHTGGTGLGLSIVKHVASNHGGEVTLWSQPGQGSTFTLRLPEMEGQDAEEELPQPAANSAAGQGPPKPTVTQVPRAAGAKERGANA, from the coding sequence ATGCTCATCGGTCTGGTCGCCGGCCTCGTTGGCCTGGCGCTCGGTACGTTTGGAGTCCTTGCCTACAGGGTCAGCGAGAAGCAGCGCCGGCTGCTGGATATCGACGCCGACGAACTCGCGCTGCCGGCCGGTGCAGCCGAGGTGTTGGCCGTCGTCGGACGCGCCTTTGTGGTGGTGGACGCCGTTGACGGCGTGGTCCGCGCAAGTCCTGCCGCCTATGCCTACGGGCTGGTCCGCGGGCACACCGTGGTCCACAAGGAACTGCTGGACATGACGGCAGGAGTGCGGCGCGATGGCGTCATCCTGGAGAAGCAACTGGAGCTGCCACGGGGACCACTGGGACAAGGCACCATCATTGTCCAGGTGCGGGCAGCCATGCTCGGTGAGGAATACATCCTCCTGCTGGCAGATGACCGTACGGAAATCACGCGCACCGAGGAGATCCGCAACGACTTCGTGGCCAACGTCTCCCACGAACTGAAGACGCCGGTGGGCGCTATCTCCCTGCTCGCCGAAGCCCTCGAGTCCTCGGCCGATGACGAAGAGGCAGTGCGCCGGTTTGCCAAGCGCATGCACAAGGAGTCCGGCCGGCTCGCTGCCCTGGTGCAGGACATCATCGAGCTCTCCCGGCTGCAGGGCGCCAGCGTTACCCAGGAGGGCGGCCCCATTGACGTCAACGCGGTCATCGCGGAAGCCGTGGACCGTTCCCAGCTCCCGGCCGAAAGCAAGAACATCCGCATCGTTGTGGGCGGCCGGACCGAGGCTAACGTCTTTGGCGACCAGGATCTGCTGGTGACCGCGCTGCGCAACCTGATCGACAACGCCATCCGCTACTCCCCGGCGAACACCAGGGTCGGAATCGGTGTGCGGTCCAGGGACGGGCTGGTGTCGATCTCGGTGACGGACCAGGGCGAGGGACTCAGCGCGGAGGACCAGGAGCGGGTCTTCGAGCGTTTCTACCGTGTTGACGCAGCCCGGTCCCGCCACACCGGCGGCACCGGCCTGGGACTGAGCATCGTTAAGCACGTCGCCTCCAACCACGGCGGGGAAGTGACCCTCTGGTCCCAGCCCGGCCAGGGTTCCACCTTCACCCTGCGCCTGCCCGAGATGGAGGGCCAGGACGCCGAGGAGGAGCTCCCGCAGCCGGCAGCCAACAGCGCGGCCGGGCAGGGACCCCCTAAGCCAACTGTCACCCAGGTACCACGCGCCGCCGGCGCAAAAGAACGAGGAGCCAACGCTTGA
- the phoU gene encoding phosphate signaling complex protein PhoU, whose amino-acid sequence MRKVFQEELTQVGDQLVEISRLVSEAMAKAATSFQVADVDLAQDVIAADARIDFLQNSLDERAIDILALQGPVASDLRMIVGSLRMSASLERMGDLARHIAQLARLRFPSIVIPESMTATFKSMAVLDQEIADKLTVLLETRDLEVARDILKANTTINDLHLSVFKAIAAPEWAGSPATTVDVALASRYFERFADHGVSVAQKVTYLVTGAWQPNATEHS is encoded by the coding sequence GTGCGTAAGGTTTTTCAGGAAGAGCTCACCCAGGTTGGTGACCAGCTGGTGGAGATCTCCCGGCTGGTCAGCGAAGCGATGGCGAAGGCCGCCACCTCGTTCCAGGTGGCAGATGTGGATCTTGCCCAGGATGTGATCGCTGCGGATGCCCGCATCGACTTCCTGCAGAACAGCCTGGATGAACGGGCCATCGACATCCTGGCGCTGCAGGGCCCTGTCGCCAGCGACCTGCGGATGATCGTGGGATCCCTGCGGATGAGCGCGTCGTTGGAGCGCATGGGTGACCTCGCCCGGCACATCGCCCAGCTGGCCCGTCTCCGGTTCCCCTCAATCGTTATTCCGGAATCCATGACGGCGACGTTTAAGAGCATGGCGGTCCTGGACCAGGAGATTGCGGACAAGCTCACCGTTCTGCTGGAGACCCGCGACCTTGAGGTGGCCCGGGACATCCTGAAGGCCAACACCACCATCAATGATCTGCACCTGAGCGTCTTTAAAGCCATCGCGGCTCCTGAATGGGCCGGGAGCCCGGCCACTACCGTGGACGTTGCATTGGCCAGCCGGTACTTCGAGCGCTTCGCGGACCATGGAGTCTCCGTTGCGCAGAAGGTCACCTACCTGGTGACCGGCGCCTGGCAGCCGAACGCCACCGAACACAGCTGA
- a CDS encoding phosphoglyceromutase, translating to MTYKLILLRHGHSEWNAKNLFTGWVDVDLNDQGRTEAARGGELLVENDVLPDILYTSLLKRAINTANIALDKADRGWIPVKRDWRLNERHYGALQGKDKAQTLAEYGEEQFMEWRRSYDTPPPPLDDNSEFSQARDPRYADLGDALPRTECLKDVLVRLLPYWESDIKDDLKSGKTVLVTAHGNSLRALVKHLDGISDEAIAGLNIPTGIPLVYDLDEDFQPIKRGGTYLDPAAAEEAILAVANQGKK from the coding sequence ATGACTTACAAGCTGATTCTGCTGCGCCACGGCCACAGCGAATGGAACGCCAAGAACCTGTTCACCGGCTGGGTGGACGTAGACCTCAACGACCAGGGCCGCACGGAAGCAGCACGGGGCGGGGAGCTCCTGGTTGAGAACGATGTTCTCCCGGACATCCTTTACACCTCCCTGTTGAAGCGCGCCATCAACACCGCCAACATTGCCCTGGACAAGGCTGACCGCGGCTGGATCCCGGTCAAGCGCGACTGGCGCCTGAACGAACGCCACTATGGTGCACTGCAGGGCAAGGACAAGGCCCAGACCCTGGCCGAGTACGGCGAAGAGCAGTTCATGGAGTGGCGCCGTTCCTACGACACCCCGCCGCCGCCCCTGGACGACAATTCCGAGTTCTCCCAGGCCCGCGACCCCCGCTACGCAGACCTCGGTGACGCCCTGCCGCGCACCGAATGCCTGAAGGACGTCCTGGTCCGCCTGCTGCCGTACTGGGAATCGGACATCAAGGACGACCTGAAGAGCGGCAAGACCGTGCTGGTGACTGCCCACGGCAACTCGCTGCGCGCACTGGTCAAGCACCTGGACGGCATCAGCGACGAAGCCATCGCGGGCCTGAACATCCCCACCGGCATCCCGCTGGTCTACGACCTTGATGAAGACTTCCAGCCGATCAAGCGCGGCGGCACCTACCTCGACCCCGCGGCTGCGGAAGAGGCCATCCTCGCCGTCGCCAACCAGGGTAAGAAATAA
- a CDS encoding class I SAM-dependent methyltransferase — protein sequence MVQKAERVAAPQITGRKPNGRQGRPVGNVTRGTTNPNRMRRLDRWLTGPQAWRLRSAPNPLVVDLGYGATPATAVELFERLAAIRPDVQVCGIEIEPERVRAALPLQRPGLSFQVGGFEIPVPGRPVLVRAFNVLRQYEEADVAGIWRLVQDRLSENGLFIDGTCDEIGRRVTWVALDARRPLSLSLSVRFGSFTLPSEIAERLPKALIHRNVPGEPVHALMQAMDRAWLESAPLASFGNRQRWQSMCRLLRDAGWPVQDGPARWRLGELTVDWEAVAPRR from the coding sequence GTGGTGCAAAAAGCTGAACGGGTGGCCGCCCCGCAGATAACCGGCAGGAAGCCCAACGGCCGGCAGGGCCGGCCGGTGGGCAACGTCACCCGGGGCACCACCAACCCCAACCGCATGCGCCGGCTGGACCGCTGGTTGACCGGGCCGCAGGCCTGGCGGCTGCGCTCCGCCCCAAACCCCCTGGTGGTGGACTTGGGATACGGTGCCACGCCCGCCACCGCCGTCGAACTTTTTGAGCGGCTCGCTGCCATACGGCCGGACGTTCAGGTGTGCGGGATAGAAATCGAGCCGGAAAGGGTCCGTGCCGCCTTGCCGCTGCAACGGCCCGGGCTGAGCTTCCAGGTGGGCGGTTTCGAAATCCCTGTTCCGGGCCGGCCTGTGCTGGTGCGCGCCTTTAATGTGCTGCGGCAGTACGAGGAAGCGGATGTAGCGGGCATCTGGCGCCTCGTGCAGGACCGGCTGTCCGAGAACGGCCTGTTTATCGATGGCACCTGCGACGAGATCGGGCGGCGGGTCACCTGGGTGGCGCTGGATGCCCGCCGGCCGCTGTCATTGAGCTTGTCCGTTCGGTTCGGCAGTTTTACCCTGCCCTCCGAGATTGCCGAGCGGCTGCCCAAAGCACTGATCCACCGCAATGTCCCCGGGGAACCGGTTCACGCCCTGATGCAGGCCATGGACCGGGCCTGGCTGGAATCGGCCCCGCTTGCTTCGTTCGGCAACCGGCAGCGCTGGCAATCGATGTGCCGCCTTCTGCGCGATGCCGGGTGGCCGGTGCAGGACGGGCCCGCACGCTGGCGGCTGGGCGAACTGACGGTGGACTGGGAAGCAGTGGCCCCGCGCCGATAG
- a CDS encoding DUF2516 family protein → MDGELIILPVERAVYFILAFVAFGLELWAVVDCARHRANAFEATGKRTKSFWLALTGGAVLVGAISVFSMLNNGGNGGFFGTLGLFGLAAVVAASVYLADVRPAVKDAGRGGTRNTGPYGPW, encoded by the coding sequence GTGGACGGTGAACTGATTATCCTGCCTGTAGAGCGGGCCGTGTATTTCATCCTTGCCTTTGTGGCATTCGGGCTGGAGTTGTGGGCTGTTGTCGACTGCGCAAGGCACAGGGCAAATGCCTTTGAAGCCACCGGCAAGCGGACCAAGAGTTTTTGGCTCGCCCTGACGGGGGGTGCTGTGCTGGTCGGCGCTATCTCGGTTTTCTCGATGCTCAACAACGGTGGCAACGGCGGATTCTTTGGCACCTTGGGCCTGTTCGGGCTCGCGGCCGTGGTGGCAGCGTCCGTCTACCTCGCCGACGTCCGCCCGGCAGTCAAGGATGCCGGCCGTGGCGGCACGCGCAACACCGGCCCTTACGGGCCCTGGTAA
- a CDS encoding PLP-dependent aspartate aminotransferase family protein translates to MSLSEQQAASLAAETVVVAAGRPPRDRDQPVNPPIVLSSTYFGSGPLADGDRGYGRYSNPTWDPFEEALGQLEGSELPGLLYASGLAAVSSALSLIPAGGVLVMPSHSYSGSLVMAAELAQKGFIELRTVDIADTEAVKEALSPRGPAARRAAMLWLESPTNPMLGIADVPALAEAAHAAGAIVVTDNTFSTPLVQQPLLLGSDVVLHSVTKYLAGHSDVVLGALVTSNPDIRSALLHHRIIHGGIAGPFEAWLALRGLRTLALRIERSQASALVLADRLAAHPLVESLRFPGLPADPGHERAKAQMKGFGSIICIQVAPVGGLSGANAADALVRALELWLPATSLGGVESLIERRRRHTAEPASVPENLVRLSVGIENVEDLWADLKQALDALGG, encoded by the coding sequence ATGAGCCTTTCCGAACAGCAAGCGGCGTCCCTGGCAGCTGAGACGGTAGTGGTCGCCGCCGGACGTCCCCCGAGGGACCGGGACCAGCCGGTCAACCCGCCCATCGTCCTGTCCTCCACATACTTTGGCAGCGGTCCGCTTGCCGACGGGGACCGCGGCTACGGCCGGTACTCCAACCCCACCTGGGATCCTTTTGAAGAGGCGCTCGGACAGCTCGAAGGCTCGGAACTGCCCGGCCTCCTCTACGCGTCCGGCCTGGCCGCCGTCAGCTCGGCGCTTTCCCTCATCCCGGCCGGGGGAGTGCTGGTGATGCCGTCGCACAGCTATTCCGGTTCCCTGGTGATGGCCGCCGAGCTTGCCCAGAAGGGCTTCATCGAACTCCGGACCGTGGACATTGCGGACACGGAGGCCGTCAAGGAAGCGCTCTCGCCCCGCGGTCCGGCCGCACGCCGCGCTGCCATGCTCTGGCTGGAAAGCCCTACCAACCCGATGCTGGGGATCGCCGACGTACCTGCCCTCGCCGAAGCCGCGCACGCCGCCGGAGCGATCGTGGTCACGGACAACACCTTTTCCACTCCCTTGGTCCAGCAGCCCCTGCTGCTGGGATCGGACGTCGTCCTGCATTCGGTGACCAAGTACCTGGCTGGCCATTCCGACGTCGTCCTCGGCGCCCTGGTGACATCCAACCCCGATATCCGCTCCGCACTGCTTCACCACAGGATCATCCACGGCGGGATCGCGGGCCCGTTCGAAGCCTGGCTGGCACTGCGCGGGCTGCGGACCCTCGCGTTGAGGATTGAACGGTCCCAGGCCTCCGCACTGGTCCTGGCTGATCGGCTGGCTGCCCATCCGCTGGTCGAATCACTTCGGTTCCCGGGACTTCCCGCCGATCCCGGACACGAACGCGCGAAGGCACAGATGAAGGGCTTCGGCTCGATCATCTGCATCCAGGTGGCACCGGTGGGAGGGCTCAGCGGCGCCAATGCCGCGGACGCGCTGGTACGGGCCCTGGAATTGTGGCTGCCGGCGACCTCACTGGGCGGGGTTGAATCCCTCATCGAACGCCGCCGCAGGCACACCGCCGAACCGGCCAGTGTTCCCGAAAACCTGGTACGCCTCAGCGTCGGCATCGAAAACGTCGAGGACCTCTGGGCTGACCTGAAACAGGCGCTGGACGCGCTGGGCGGCTAG
- the tmk gene encoding dTMP kinase has product MSKQRAGLFIAFEGGDGAGKSTQAARLADALESRGLTVLRTREPGGTPIGEKLRSLVLDHGQGHIDAHTETLIFAASRAAHATQVIRPALERGDVVLTDRYIDSSVAYQGAGRNLGKDAVRSINAWATSGLEPHLTVLLDVDPEVGRRRRTAGEAAEDRLESEADEFHLRIRDAFLELAASRAGSYLVLPAHLPVDDLAAQILQRVDALLAAAKVDSA; this is encoded by the coding sequence GTGAGCAAACAACGCGCGGGTCTTTTCATCGCATTTGAGGGCGGGGACGGCGCCGGCAAGTCCACCCAGGCAGCCCGGCTTGCGGACGCCCTTGAATCACGCGGACTCACCGTCTTGCGCACCCGGGAGCCCGGCGGAACGCCGATAGGCGAGAAACTGCGGTCCCTGGTCCTTGACCACGGCCAGGGGCACATCGATGCCCACACTGAAACCCTGATTTTTGCCGCCTCCCGGGCAGCGCATGCAACCCAGGTGATCCGGCCTGCCCTCGAACGCGGCGACGTGGTTTTAACGGACCGCTATATCGATTCCTCGGTTGCCTATCAGGGCGCCGGGCGGAACCTCGGCAAGGACGCGGTGCGGTCCATTAACGCCTGGGCTACCTCCGGCCTGGAGCCCCATCTCACAGTGCTGCTGGATGTTGACCCGGAGGTTGGCCGCCGCCGCAGGACCGCGGGCGAGGCTGCCGAAGACCGGTTGGAATCCGAAGCTGACGAATTCCACCTGCGGATCCGGGACGCCTTCCTGGAACTGGCCGCCAGCCGCGCAGGTTCCTACCTGGTGCTTCCTGCGCATCTTCCCGTCGATGACCTGGCCGCACAGATCCTGCAGCGCGTGGACGCCCTGCTGGCCGCGGCGAAGGTGGACAGCGCATGA
- a CDS encoding DNA polymerase III subunit delta' yields MTVWDDLQGQAAVVEQLRQAASGENLTHAWLFTGPPGSGRSNAAKAFAAALNCDEEDVTRRGCGQCPACLTILGETHSDVTFVRTEKVTITIDEARELVATAGNRPSAGRWRIIVVEDADRMAERTTNVLLKAIEEPTPRTVWMLCAPSPADVLVTIRSRCRSVALRLPPAADVAALLVKRDGVEPALAERAARAAQSHVGIARRLARDPAARERRLETVRFPLGLRGVTAAVIMAEKLVKIATAEATSSNEERDAAERAALLATLGAPESGTLPPAMRSQVKQLEEDQKRRAKRSVTDSLDRTLTDLLSFYRDVTIIQLGNAVELVNVELTSELEEFASRSTPEATLARMDAINKARERITTTNVAPLLTIESMAASLI; encoded by the coding sequence ATGACGGTCTGGGACGACCTGCAGGGCCAGGCCGCCGTCGTGGAACAATTGCGCCAGGCCGCCAGCGGCGAAAACCTGACGCACGCGTGGCTTTTCACCGGCCCGCCGGGCTCCGGCCGTTCGAACGCGGCCAAAGCGTTCGCCGCTGCCCTGAACTGCGACGAGGAGGATGTCACCCGGCGCGGTTGCGGGCAGTGCCCCGCGTGCCTGACCATCCTGGGCGAAACCCACTCGGACGTCACGTTCGTCCGGACTGAAAAGGTGACCATCACCATTGATGAGGCCCGTGAGCTGGTGGCTACAGCGGGCAACCGGCCATCTGCCGGCCGCTGGCGCATCATCGTGGTCGAGGACGCGGACCGGATGGCCGAGCGGACCACGAACGTCCTGCTGAAGGCCATCGAGGAGCCAACCCCGCGGACGGTATGGATGCTGTGCGCACCGTCCCCCGCCGATGTCCTGGTGACCATCCGTTCGCGATGCCGCAGCGTGGCTTTGCGCCTGCCGCCCGCCGCCGATGTGGCTGCCCTGCTGGTGAAGCGCGACGGCGTTGAACCGGCTTTGGCGGAACGTGCGGCGCGGGCGGCTCAAAGCCATGTGGGCATTGCCCGGCGGCTGGCCCGGGACCCCGCGGCTCGGGAGCGCCGGCTCGAGACGGTGCGCTTCCCACTGGGACTGCGCGGGGTCACCGCTGCGGTGATCATGGCGGAAAAGCTGGTCAAGATCGCAACGGCCGAGGCCACGAGTTCCAACGAGGAACGCGACGCAGCCGAGAGGGCCGCCCTGCTGGCCACACTTGGAGCACCGGAATCGGGTACGCTCCCGCCGGCCATGCGGAGCCAGGTGAAGCAGCTTGAGGAGGACCAGAAGCGCCGTGCCAAGCGGTCCGTCACCGACTCGCTGGACCGCACCCTCACGGACCTGCTGTCCTTCTACCGGGATGTGACGATTATCCAGCTCGGGAATGCTGTGGAGCTCGTCAACGTTGAGTTGACGAGTGAATTGGAGGAGTTTGCCAGCCGCTCCACTCCAGAAGCCACACTTGCCCGGATGGATGCCATCAATAAAGCCCGTGAACGCATCACCACCACCAACGTAGCCCCGCTGTTGACCATTGAGTCCATGGCAGCCAGCCTGATCTAA
- a CDS encoding alpha/beta hydrolase, protein MTARSLPACPASWVIAARAAGAMALAMVLASCSLLNGGGDRNQEAATAKADPSIVASAPAGLEEFYSQEVVWEPCENSFQCAKVDVPMDYGNPGGDTIELAALRSPSTGKRTGSLLVNPGGPGASGYDFVKDAAGTHFSQAVRDAYDLVGFDPRGVKRSAPVTCMTDAERDAARAKIYNLDTDAGLEEVLSDNKAIAAKCSEQTGAVLAHIDTVSSAKDLDILRAVVNDSRLNYLGYSYGTFLGSTYASLFPDNVGRMVLDGALDPSISNEELTRGQARAFEKSIRAYVESCLKQDGCPLSGNADSGVQQIRDLINAVQQTPRTAKDGRVVNATMFVSGLITPLYNDQSWPALTQALDAAMAGDVSLMLRLADLGADRASNGTYTSNSTFAFNAINCLDYPMESDTAAMRAEQERLMQDSPTFGYFFAYGGTNCADWPYKNLRTPAPVEYTGDAPIVVIGTTGDPATPVEWAASLRKQLGNASLLTWTGEGHTAYGRSNSCIEDPVDRYLVSGQVPADNTVC, encoded by the coding sequence ATGACTGCCCGCTCCCTGCCCGCATGCCCTGCATCCTGGGTGATTGCGGCACGTGCCGCCGGGGCCATGGCCCTTGCCATGGTTCTGGCCAGCTGCAGCCTCCTGAATGGCGGCGGCGACCGCAACCAGGAGGCAGCCACGGCAAAGGCCGACCCCTCGATTGTGGCGTCCGCTCCGGCCGGGCTTGAGGAGTTCTATTCGCAGGAAGTGGTGTGGGAGCCCTGCGAAAACAGTTTTCAGTGCGCCAAAGTGGATGTGCCCATGGACTATGGCAATCCCGGCGGCGACACCATTGAACTTGCGGCCTTGCGTTCCCCCAGTACGGGCAAAAGAACAGGCAGCCTGCTCGTCAATCCTGGCGGCCCGGGGGCGTCCGGGTACGACTTCGTCAAGGATGCCGCAGGCACACACTTTTCCCAGGCGGTACGCGACGCGTACGATCTGGTGGGCTTCGACCCCCGGGGCGTGAAGCGCTCCGCCCCCGTGACCTGCATGACGGACGCCGAACGCGACGCTGCCCGTGCCAAGATCTACAACCTGGACACAGACGCCGGCCTGGAGGAAGTGCTGTCGGACAACAAGGCCATTGCCGCCAAGTGCTCCGAGCAGACCGGGGCCGTACTGGCCCATATCGACACCGTGAGTTCGGCCAAGGACCTGGACATCCTCCGCGCCGTGGTCAACGACTCGAGGCTGAACTACCTCGGATACTCCTACGGCACGTTCCTGGGGTCCACTTATGCCTCACTTTTCCCAGACAACGTGGGCCGCATGGTGCTGGACGGTGCACTTGATCCGTCCATCAGCAACGAGGAGCTCACCCGGGGCCAGGCGCGCGCCTTTGAAAAGTCCATTCGGGCTTATGTCGAGAGCTGCCTGAAGCAGGACGGGTGCCCGCTGAGCGGAAACGCCGATTCCGGCGTGCAGCAGATCCGCGACCTCATCAACGCTGTCCAGCAAACGCCGCGCACGGCCAAGGACGGCCGGGTGGTCAACGCCACGATGTTCGTCAGCGGCCTGATTACCCCGCTGTACAACGACCAGAGCTGGCCTGCACTGACCCAGGCCCTGGACGCGGCTATGGCAGGGGACGTGAGCCTGATGCTTCGGCTGGCTGACTTGGGTGCGGACCGGGCGTCCAACGGCACGTACACCTCCAACTCAACCTTCGCGTTCAACGCCATCAATTGCCTGGACTATCCCATGGAGTCAGATACCGCAGCCATGCGGGCTGAACAGGAGCGGCTGATGCAGGACTCCCCCACTTTCGGGTACTTTTTCGCCTATGGCGGCACCAACTGCGCTGACTGGCCGTACAAGAACCTCCGCACACCCGCACCCGTGGAATACACCGGTGATGCCCCCATCGTGGTGATCGGTACTACAGGCGACCCCGCTACCCCGGTGGAATGGGCCGCATCGCTCCGCAAGCAGTTGGGCAATGCCTCGCTGCTGACCTGGACAGGCGAAGGCCATACAGCTTACGGCCGGTCCAACAGCTGCATTGAGGACCCCGTGGACCGCTACCTGGTCAGCGGTCAAGTGCCCGCCGATAACACGGTGTGCTGA